In Salvia miltiorrhiza cultivar Shanhuang (shh) unplaced genomic scaffold, IMPLAD_Smil_shh fragScaff_scaffold_135_1, whole genome shotgun sequence, the genomic window CTCTCTTCCATCGTACCAATCACCTTCTAAGAGCTCCGATGGGAGTGCTctaaacaagaaaaataaacaaaaatggTGAAGAAAAGCAGACTCCATTAGCAATTGTAGATCCTTTTGGATCACCTCTCAATTTCACActtttacctttttacccttCCCGGCTAttaattcttttgttttgtttcccGTTTCTACTCCTGCTTACGCGTCAACCCTAGCCCCAACACTCAAGCTTAATTTCCAAACATGTATATACGCATATATTAATATATCTAATGTCTAATGAATAGTACTCCTCTGTCCCTTATATATTTACTACTAGTATTTTTACCCGTGCTCACGCACGGGTACGAAATTCACAAATACatgaaatataattataaatataagaagaaatataatattaaataaagaaaatatatataacaaacaACAAAATATCTTATATAAATCAATTCCATAGAGTTCCTTATAAACAATATTATCgagaataaaaaaatttcaagttTCAAATATCAATATAAAAAATTTTCAAGTTTCAAATATCAATAATTAGTAACCATTGATATACGAACATAAAATGAATCCAATCTATGGAAATGGAATAATCAATGTGCAAGCTAAAATCAATCCAACCTATGAAATAATCAATAATGAGTAACCCAtagaataaaaaatatgtttatTACATAAAAAGTTAAGCGTGAAAGATATCCAATTACACGATTATATTTGTGCGAAATAATCAATGAAACGTATGGTCCCTTCACAACATAACATTCTACCTTAGAGAAATCAGGTTCATTTAATTACATAAGAgtatgaaataatttttttcctaAAAGCATAATATTTGTGCAAGCTAAAAAAAAATACGacattccaaaaaaaaatcataaatttatatcTTATATATAACGATGACAACGTCAAAtacacaaattatataaaattaagtcTATTATCTATGATCGtgaaatacacaaatttaaGTGTATTATATCAAAAGGTGGGTAAATTACAAAATAGAAAGttttgtaaattaataattagtatcaatttttttaagcgAATAATATCATTAGAATAATGTTTTAAATATAACAATATACACTGATTtaactatataaataaatatgctaACAATTTAATCATATAACTAAATATGTTTACCAtctaaaatgtaaattttaaatatcaaatatattttattattaattttatattttttatttagtattttaCATAAATAGTGAAGATATTCTTTCACAATTTGATACATTAAATGATTGTGAATAATCctcaattcaaataaataacttatatacaaatatacaaatatatagtattattttacaATTGTAATTAACATTAACgaatatttatttgtaaatattatatttaagttTATATACAACAGTTTccaaaatattgaaaataattatatataaataatatatataagaataacTTATACCTGATACCTTTGCAAAAATAACTtataactaatatatataagaataacTTATACCTCATCGTCTCCATATATAAGAATTTTCAGACCTAACAATGAGGAATCCTTAATACTGACAATGACTAAAAATATATCTCTTTAAGTATCTCTTAATTTTATCAATCGTTACTGCATAAGACACAACTAATGGAAATTCTCGACATTGAAAATTGAATGATAAACTTGAATCCAACGACATCAGCCATAATTGAGGTATTAAACCCTTACGTCCAACATTATATCTTGAATAATAGTCTTGAATCCAACGATATCAGTCATAATTGAGGTATTAAACCCTTACGTCCAACATTATGTCTAAAATCTAGAGGTGGCCACGGTTCCAAAATTCGGAATCGGAATCGAACCGTGAAAGCTCCCTCACGATTCTGGTTCGAACTGTGAACTGGCGGTTTCGGTTCCGATTTCGAATAGGCGGTTCACGGTTCCAAAAGATGGAactgttttttaaatttttttacttttatttttatttttattttatgttttaaagtgTTGATTTGCCCTCCCCCATTACCGAATCCACTCACGCCGCTCAATCTCAAATCTCATCTCATCTTCATCAAGAAATGGCCGTCAGTTTCTCCGACCTCAGTTCCGCCGCCGGCCTCAAGAAGCTCGATGAGTACCTTCTTACTCGCAGTTACATTACTGGGTACCAAGCTTCGAAAGATGATTTGACTGTTTATGCTGCTGTCGCCAAGCCTCCATCATCGGACTACGTTAACGTGTCACGGTGGTTCAACCACATCGATGCACTGTTGAGGATTTCTGGTGTTTCTGGTGAGGGAAGTGGCGTAACTGTTGAGGGATCAGCTCCTGTCAGTGATGCTATTGCAACTCCTCCGGCAACAGACACTAAGGCCGTTGCTACTGATgacgacgacgatgatgatgatgtggaCTTGTTTGGTGAGGAggctgaagaaaagaagaaggcTTCAGAAGAGCGTGCAGCTGCTGCAAAGGCTGCTGGAAATTAGAAGAAAGTTGTCGGGAAGTCGTCAATTGTGTTGGATATTAAACCATGGGACGATGAGACTGACATGAAAAAACTCGAAGAAGAAGTTAGAAAAGTGCAGCAGGAGGGTCTCCTTTGGGGAGCATCCAAGCTTGTCCCTGTTGGATATGGAATCAAGAAGCTGCAAATTATGATAACCATTGTGGATGACTTGGTATCCGTTGACAACCTTATTGAGGATCATCTTACTGTAGAACCACTTAATGAATACGTCCAGAGTGTTGACATCGTGGCCTTCAACAAAATTTAATATGCCTGGTTCATGATATATAGCTCTGCGGGCACTGGATCACGAGCAATGAAGCCTACTTACTCTGTTATGTCTCtgttttgtttatttccttTTGAATGGCTTTGATTCGTTTGGAATCCTACATTGTTATGTGTGGAAGTAGTAGACCTTGTGACAGAAATTTTGAGTTTGCTTGGGCTTTATAAGATTGACtagatttttattaaaaataaagtgttgatttgaagtctataaagcGTACACAATGTACACAATGTTGAACTTTTTAAGATGAAGCCATGTCTAgttattcttttttaaatatgcattataattaaaataatgtacTAAATTAGCATACAAATATGTACCAACTATTACACTTAATGCTGCGATTTTAATGACAACGAAAATaaagttaaacaaaataaataccCCCCAAAAAATTAGCACCTAAAcaacaattattaattaatcatataatACATGAACCACACAAATTTATTCACATCATTAATTAATCAtgtaaaatattcattttatatTCACAATTATTGATATTAAAAGATAGTATACTTCCCTCGCAATTATTAAAATACTCTCTTATATATTaatcatttaatataaaataattgtgtGGGAAGTATACATtctcacaattattaattaatcatataaaatattcatattCACAATTTTCCACTTAAGTTCTATTAAAGCCTAAGTAATACTATAtacaattttataatttaactCCCCATTCACTCATATGAACAAATTAtgcaaatttattttattattattattcaactAAAAATCCTtaaaaagatataaaaaataacGCGATTGAATTACTCAATCTATAATATGCACTAACAATCTTTGTAGATATTAATTCTATACATTTTTATCATAAGAGAAAACGCAATtataatattaacaaataataataaactttATAACTATAATCTTAAGATATTATAAATTGGTATAGAACAATTTTTTGATCAATGAGTTTATcagaaaattaaattattcataAACAATTATATAACAATAATAATCAAATACATATTCATAAAATTAAAACGAAGAATTATACAAAAATTATAATCGCCCAACTACCAACAATTCTAATTAAAATGAGCTATAATagatttttaaaaagtatataaaaaggtatataacttatttatagAAATCAACAATCTGtctataatataataattttggaatcttaattgaattaaaatatttgaaatataaaccCAAGTAATTTTGgaatcataattgaattaaaatatttgaaatataaggCCCAAGTTATTACGTTtaaagaaataagaagctcaaactaaatttaattaaatcaatcTCTCATGTTTTAAAAAGATCAATTAGTTTCAAAGGCaaacaaaactaattaaaaaaaatataaaatgatgataaaaagaacacaaattgcagtacaattttttttttggagctaATGTAGTACAACTTTTTTGAAAGGCAAATGGAGTACAACTTAAACAACCCTAATTTTAATTGTAAAGCAGCACTGCATCTCATCTCATATTCTCTCTATTCCTTTTTCAAtttcttcattctctctcttgttgggtccggagggtctcgaataggtgtatggggggatacacctataggctatttttgttgaaaataacTTTTTACACAAACTAACACAACCTTTTAGATTAAAAGACTTTGTTAAGGCAGAGGTtgttgactgatactgaaaactcttcagtaaggagttatcagttaagtcttgagactttaactgatacacgaaaggcttcagtcaagtttgtATGAATAGAGTGATGTTATCAGTCTAGCTGACTATCCTAAGATTTATCAGTCAGACCAATAGCATATGCAGCAGAAAACTTTCTTTGAGAAATAGCCTGTGTGATTAATCACGTTTGTCAAAGTTaatgtttctctttgcagttaatcaaaTTTTTGTTTACAAAGGATTGagcaagtaagaaggtaaatactgaaagtaataaacaacacagagatttttacgtggttcgaaaaacacttcctacatccacggtcagttgatcagactgataaacttcactgggcatgtgattacgggtgcacagcaaaccgaaacaactgaagagcctatcttcagtaccaacacactgggttggatttctcactcctagcgcacactgggcactaagatctcacagagacagaacactggcctgaactccttttcgacacaaactctcaattcgatccgttgaaaggaggtttgaacacttgccaactaaacAACAAAAAACAAGTTCtctgcagtcagttttacctaggctttggatatacaatatatgcctaagttctaagagaatatatgtaatcaccagtgactgatttttggctttgtgattctcttattcgattcaagctttgtgGAGGCTTggtttgctgagtaacgaattcggcatcgtttcagcttatgttgttgaatcggtaaagattgaagtgatcctcgaacgcaatttataggagacgtcttgaatagatccgttggcggcgatggtcttcaagatttcttctgttagagagtaatttgaacttgggctgaggcttcaatcttcgaggttcctttgtttaatgagaacggctactttgaggagcaggagataTGACATCTCttaaaaggtaatcaccaaaaggaatggcctctgcagataaaggacgatcctgagatatctgcatttaatgcggctgtacttctggagtgcgtggcttcctttaaactttagaggttcagtccgaggaagaatgtttaactgatacttaactttagtatcagtccgctgaatccacgtggcgcgcattaagtaatcagtcgaaactgattcttcgactgataagtcaaatatcagtatttgacttctcCAACAGTCGATGTCTTCAGTACTTtggcttcagtcttcagaacaacaactaaactagagatTGAACTCAAACAGacgagttcgaacagttctagtctattacaaataagtctattgattttggtatcatcaaaacaaggattatgatatttcattaagttcccaacatctCTTGTAAAGTAGAGAGAGCTTCTTCATTTTCTCTGTACTTTTCAAAGCAAAAAACACACAGCACACTCACGCTCACACTCACATATACTCTTACCCTCTCGGCTCCTCTTGCTCCGCGTCGCGCCGGTGCTGTTGCTTGAATcgacgtctctctctctctgcccccacatctctccctctctgacCATCACTCTCTCGTCACCTCGCCGGAATCCACCCTTACCCTCTCGGCTATACTTTTTGTGTTTACAATTTACATGGTGAGAAAATGAGTCGAAAGTCCCATCAACTAATAATAAAATGTCTTATTTATAGCCATAAGAGTAAAACTAGGGCACTTGGGCCCATTTGACCCCTAAGGcccattaatttaaataattgggcctaagcccttattacatgagtcttgagcttgGAGCTGATCATTGAGCTGTCAAGATAATCCCCGACTAATAAGGTCAGCCCTGTCCAGTCAGCGCtgcacaaaatatttgaaataataataataataattgtgttaataataataatatagaagAAAGATTTCAGCCATGTTAATTGCACAAGATTGATGCAgactttactcctcatcaaggTTCATCGACTtgccgctgccacaggacgagAGCACCAGCTAGatgaggtgtatttggaggtggtaCAGCTGGACAGGTCACGAATCTACGACGTCAGAAGTGCCGGGCAGAgccaggctagtagggggtctatccgcagtacgggcacttctgcggtgtctcagcagctttatgagacacagatctccacgctggaggagcgcctgCAGCAGCAAAAACATGAGCTGGTTGCAGAGAGGGCTGCCATAGAGGCACGATTGGCTGCAGAGCAAGCAGAACGGCAAGCCCTCATGGAGCGCTTTGCCCAAATGGAGCAGTTAATGAGGATGTATGGTGGTCAGCGAGCTCCATCtcctgatgatgatgatgctgctTAGGTCTctccttgatgatgatgatgctagactttcatatttatgttttcaaacaaaattacatttgcactttattttcaaatttatgttttattgaactatatatttcaagtgttttattaaaactatatactccctccgtccctgaaatggcttcctctttggggacggcacgggttttaataaaaagttgtaaagtgtattgatagtggagaaaaagtgatataattattattgaaagttgtgaaaagtattataattagtattgggagtggt contains:
- the LOC131002470 gene encoding elongation factor 1-delta-like; the protein is MAVSFSDLSSAAGLKKLDEYLLTRSYITGYQASKDDLTVYAAVAKPPSSDYVNVSRWFNHIDALLRISGVSGEGSGVTVEGSAPVSDAIATPPATDTKAVATDDDDDDDDVDLFGEEAEEKKKASEERAAAAKAAGN